Proteins encoded by one window of Flagellimonas lutaonensis:
- a CDS encoding AMP-binding protein, which produces MGLLEHMAKNDHLVFLDADSGKKRTLQEMLFPMEEIGRMGKKLVFLYLNSDIVSTATYLSFLDTQHATVLLSDALEPILKENLESEYEPSIIFDASRDHIKGYEKGKLANEWSEITLFIDTGKETKVHLKCKVLLSTSGTTGSPKFVKLSEDNLLENAKSICAYLPIVGHDVTPLNLPLYYSYGLSVLHTNAIAGGTVVSGVADILQRDFWNQMDRHGFTSIAGVPYIYEMLNRIGFLKKNYPSLRYISQAGGNLSQNIKKNFNDYCKKNDIAFYVMYGQTEASARISYVPAELLEEKITSIGTPIKNGELSLDPETDELLYKGPNVFGGYSEKREDLETWQKIDPLRTGDLAYQDEDGFYYIKGRLKRFVKIFGNRVNLDELERFLKTTFNIGLVACVGVKDQFILVSHCENTISDDDIKKNLFERFKIHQASIKVKHLKEMPLTSNGKVDYKKITATSD; this is translated from the coding sequence ACTACTCGAACACATGGCCAAAAATGACCATTTAGTCTTTTTGGATGCCGATTCCGGCAAAAAACGAACCTTACAAGAAATGCTCTTTCCCATGGAAGAAATTGGGAGAATGGGCAAAAAACTGGTATTTCTATATCTGAATAGCGATATCGTTTCAACGGCAACCTACCTCAGTTTTCTTGATACCCAACATGCAACGGTATTATTGAGCGATGCCCTTGAACCAATTCTGAAAGAAAACTTGGAGTCAGAATACGAACCGTCCATTATCTTCGATGCCTCTAGAGACCACATAAAGGGTTACGAAAAAGGTAAATTGGCCAATGAGTGGTCAGAAATCACCCTTTTTATAGACACTGGCAAAGAAACCAAGGTACATCTGAAATGCAAGGTGCTCTTATCTACCTCAGGTACCACGGGTTCGCCCAAGTTTGTGAAGCTATCTGAAGACAACCTTCTCGAAAATGCAAAGTCGATATGTGCCTATTTGCCTATTGTTGGGCATGACGTGACTCCGCTGAACCTTCCACTCTACTATTCATATGGGCTTTCAGTGCTGCACACCAACGCCATAGCAGGTGGAACAGTTGTCAGTGGTGTTGCTGATATTCTTCAAAGAGATTTTTGGAATCAAATGGATCGACATGGCTTTACCTCTATTGCCGGGGTACCTTATATCTATGAAATGCTCAATAGAATCGGCTTTTTGAAGAAAAATTATCCGTCATTGAGATATATTTCGCAAGCAGGGGGTAACCTCAGCCAGAACATCAAGAAGAACTTCAACGATTACTGTAAGAAAAATGATATCGCCTTTTACGTGATGTACGGTCAAACCGAGGCCTCTGCCAGAATTTCTTACGTACCTGCTGAACTGCTGGAAGAAAAAATCACATCAATTGGCACCCCCATCAAGAATGGTGAGCTCAGCCTTGATCCTGAGACAGATGAGCTGCTTTACAAAGGCCCGAACGTCTTTGGTGGATACAGTGAAAAAAGAGAAGACCTTGAAACCTGGCAAAAAATCGACCCTCTGCGAACTGGAGATCTTGCCTATCAAGACGAAGATGGTTTTTACTATATTAAAGGAAGATTGAAGCGATTTGTAAAGATTTTTGGAAACAGGGTAAATCTAGATGAACTGGAACGCTTTCTAAAGACTACTTTTAATATTGGACTTGTCGCTTGTGTTGGGGTGAAAGATCAATTTATTTTGGTTTCTCACTGTGAGAATACCATTTCAGATGACGATATCAAGAAAAATCTATTCGAAAGATTTAAAATTCATCAAGCATCGATAAAAGTGAAGCATTTAAAAGAGATGCCCCTAACCAGCAACGGA